AATTGGACGTATTCCGGAATAAGATCATCAATTCCGTATTTCAAACTCTCGTACCAGCCATGCTATTCCGGAGTAGGGAGAGCGTATTCTGAGGAGTATCCCAGAATCGGTAGAAACCAATCGAAACCTGCTTTTAGTCTATCACCTGCCTACCTCGCCTTGCCTACAGATACCAGTTATACCGGTATTCAGTACCTCACTTCAACTGACAGCTCTTCGGGatttatattcaaatcaattcataaataTCGATATCTTGTCTTATTTCAGGGTGTAGCGTGACTTTCCACCTTTGTAGTATAGGACCATATTTGGCTAATAGATTTCCAAATCAAGTTGCTATTGTACAAGGTTTAAGGACAGCTAGCGGTTCGAGCGGTATTCTCGCTTTTCCGTTTATCATAAACTACTGTTTGAAACAGTACGGTTGGCGCGGATGCTGTTTGATTATCGGTGGTATCGCGTCTCAACAGTGCGCTCTAGGACTTCTATTTCGTCACTGGTCAAATAAACCCCTTCCAAAACACGAGGAAAACCAAGAAACGCTACTGGAGCAGAAcaatggtgataaaaccagacGATTTCGCGATCTTCATCAATTAGATCTGTTTAAACAGAAAATGTTCGTAGTATTTatgatacatatttttatcataGACGCAGCATCGTCTGTTATATATGTACACATCGTATCTGGAACTAgagttttattagaaatttctcCTGAACAAGCGAGATTTACTTTATCAGCGATAGGTTTATCAATACTCTTTGCGTGCATCGTCGTTTCATTGATAACCAAGCATCCCATGATAGATACATTCACGTTATACATGATAATGAACACATTACTAGCGATTCAAGTTTGTGTTATACCGTTTATGAAGGGTTATGTAGCAGCCCTGACAGTCAGCGCTTCTATAGGCATTCTAATGTCCGCCCATGCTGCCTTACATTTGTTGATGCTTTTGGAACTATTTGGAAGCGAATATCTGTATATGTCTTATTCGTATGGTTTTTTCAGTGGAGGATTTGGATATTTGCTCGGTGCTCCTGTTGCAGGTAGGTCTTATCTACGAGCAATAATCTCAAGTTGCGATGATGCTCCTAGAGGTTTCATGAATGGAAACTTGTCTAATTAACGCTTATTTAACTAgttgtctatttattttcaggttgGATTTACGACGCAACGGGAAACTACGCGATCTCGTTCTATTTCTGCGCTGGTTTATTGATTCTATGTGTTTTGATACTGATTCCAGAATGGATAAAACATATCAAAAAACCGAAacaaactgatgaaaatacaatAGAGCCTGTAACTCCAACGCGTAGCGAGTCTTCAAAATCTATCTAGGATGCAAAAactatttttaaaaaactaagTCTTATGACGTTGCCAGTCGCCGGTCAGCCAAGGCACGACAATAAAGattacaaaatgtttttcttgtttttgttttcttgtGAAAAATGAACTTTCTTCTTCACGAAACGACGATATGAATTCATTCAtcagatttcatttctttttgattcaattttacttttacTAGAACAAAACGACcagtaaataaataataacgGATATCTTAAACCAACGACTATAAATCGTTTATAGGCCATGCGTTTTAAAGTgtcttctaaatgttttataacTGATTTCACATTTGATTGAACATAAGCCCGAAGAAACCAAAAAACAAACTCatcaaatcaatatcatttctgtAGTGCTTCAAAGCCCAGTTTCAGACAAAAAGATGTATTACATAATCGTGTTGTCTCACTGAGTTCTTCATTCCAAACACGTGATTCCAAAGGGCAAGTTTTTGGATTCTGGTGTGATACGATCGAATTTGGCATCTACGCTATCGGTATTTTTGGTTACTCCAGCTGGTTTTGGAGGAAAAAAGATCAAGTTGACCTGTATAAATCCACAAAGCAGATACTACTAACCAATAAGACGAGTCGAAATAATACTGAACCTCTGAACTTGAACAGGCAGCCGCCAGTCTATTTTAAGCGATTTGATTCGAAAATATCCTGATACGCATATTTCGCGGCACTTGTCCTGTCCCGACCCGGATATTACCCGGCGATTTGGATATGAGATAGCTGCCGCGATATGGAACCcctgatttggatattctcggagcatCCCATTAGTGCTCAGAACTAtctagactggtcgcctgtccaattctgcgccacctgcattcgcaggCAGAATAGcggtctctatcttcaatGAATGGGACAGACAACCAGTCTACATTCGCTGTCAGAatccggcaaccagtctaagagCTAGCCTCTATGGGCGTACTCTTTTATGACTTCCAGAGTCGCatgaaatgacgtcatcagtgGGATTTCGGAGAATACCCCTCGAAACACTTCCGGGTTTGATAAACAACAACTTTCCAACTTTTACCTCGTCAACCCTATGTCCCAATTTCTGACTTATGAGATCTgacaaaataaagatgaattagtgaCGATGTTTGTTTCAACAATATTGTTAGGTTTTGATAATTCGAATTTCTGAGACTGAGCGTCCACTCTGTGACTGACTCGGCAAAAAGTGGTTTGTCGTTTTTTTGTTGGATTTATTGGAGTCTGACTCCTGACTGACTTGAGTGAGAGGTGAGTGGGAGAATTAGGCTATCTTGAAGTGATCAGTTCACTTTTGATGGTGTTACTCTGTCATTCATGAATCAGTCTAAAATATCTCATGCATGTGGTTTTTGTGTGTATTTTAAGAATTCGGACTCGCAATGAATCATCCACGGCGAGCGCAAACCGCTATCAACCGCAATTCTAGAGCACGACCTCTGAAAGAACATGAAGTAAGTTATGGAAAGTCcgtttttcaaaaacaattcaaaagcACAGTTGGATACAGCTGCTAAGTTAATGGTTAAGTTTAACTGAAGAGTAAAGTGTCCAATTTCAGtcttaatgatgataattgatttgagaATTTGCACAAAGGCCTATGACAATGCTAGAAGTGCTTCTTAAATTACTTTCAGCCATCACCGTTCCTTTTCATCGGAAACATGAACGCAGACGATGACTATGACAAATTCAAAAGGAAGTCATCAGGTGCGTACAGAAATGATactaattatgtaattattgttaattacataattaattaattaattataaacATTAATATTACATGTAATCTAAACATCCAGTAGGCCTAATAATTTATGTGCAAAATGTGTCTTATAATGTTTACATTCAATCGGTAAAGTTTGACTTGATGTATTTTGCAGTGCCCTTGAAAAATAAGAAGAATTCTACAACGAAATTCAAGTCGCGGTCAGCCCCGCCATCGAGGATAACTGCGCCATTAAACAGGTAGGCCTACGAATAGTTGTTATTTGTAGATTCCATTTTGAAAGATTATTCGTGACGACAAAATGTGTCTTCTTTTACTCAGAAAATTTGGTTCTTGATAGACTCCTATTAATCTATGTTTATGTATTGTCAAACTTGCTAAATTTGTCAAAGTTAGACAATCATTATGTTAACGACTtatcaaaataacaaaaacaaatagGGATTAAGTATTGTGACCCGATGAATGGAAAAGTTTAGGTTGTTTACTCTTACAGATCCATAGAACATTGATTCTTttatatttgcagtgaatCCGCTGAGGAGAATCCTACGCAGCGATTCTTGTACAACAATGTCGGTCCTTCATCTTCAGTAACGATAACCAAAACTCCGATTCCTGCATCACCTCAACGGAACGTGAACTACCGAGTCAAAACTCCCTTCAAACAATCAATTTACAAACCAAAATCTCAGGTAACTGGCTCAgctagatatttcaaaaacaatttttttttttaaattctcagtacgcctgatgatggctaatagtctttagccgaaacgttgcgcaaatatatatatatactcttctattcaagtttctcttttatgctgaatttattgtgggatttctctcgtgtACATAGTTAACTCGGCCTTTAACTCTTTGCTCGCCAGACACATACTTGTACAGATACTTAATCTTTACGGTCTTCACTTTTTGGCATGATTTGTTCTCGAACCAATTTTCTCCATACAACAGAAACCTATACCATTTCCTGGAGAAGAACTCCGTGAACGAACGTTGATTGCCATCGAATTGGCGcaagaaattctaaaaagaCAACCGACCCCGCCACCGAAAGAAAAACCGAGGAAAGGAAAGTTATGGAAAGGAAGGTTTGTACAATTGATTTTGTGTCTCAATTGAGTTTGAGGTTGGAGACTTTTGTACCGACTAATAATCACACAACTAGTGTAGAGGAGAGCTATGGAGGAGCCCCACCTGGTCTCAAATAATCAGTAAATGTGGAGACATGAATCTAGTCACTCATAACCCTCGTCATTCAGTATTCTATAATTCTGTAATGTCATTCTCTCTATAAGGCTAAAagaatgataccttgtttctcataattgGCCAGGTCACTTTGGTGAACTGTGATGAAATTAGTAATCAgctcatttctatttctgccgggtctgttattgttatttgatcgtgattttcaaaaacagaaaGGTGCAGGTTATATAGATGGCCGGCCGAGTCAACGTCTTTTAGGAAGCAGAAATGAGAATCAAGGTATCAATTGCTTTTTAACCCTAAATCCTGTTGTTTCTGAATTTacccgatgaagctactatgCAGTAGAAGTGAACTAAGTTTAGTTTACCTTCAAACAAATAATGtggccattttatttttgcagATTAAAGCCGATGTACCCGGTGAATATTACTGGTCCATCAATTTACGATTGTCTCGGAGTACAACCAGGTATagataataaaatttatcaaaattgtattATAATATGTATTGCTTGGGGGTTTTTGGCTTGAGGATTAAAGTTTTCTGCCTGTAGCCTGCATGCATGTAAACTATCCTCAGAACAAGGATACTGATTTGTACAACACTGATAGAATTgagaaaaatgattgaaatatcCTATTATTCTCATTCCATTTTAGACAGACGTAAAGTGATGCGTCCGAGCAACACGCTGATTCGCCGTCGCCAGATCATGCAACAATATCCGGAGATCATCGAACAGTACACTTTACATCGTTCGGAAACTAGGCAATCGCTGGTCGAATCAATCCATAACACGTCACGAGCGTCGAGTGTTAATAACGACGACATCGTCGACTATGATCTGATGTAAGTGCTCGGTTAACCCATCTGGAATCTTGTCAGACGCGGATCTCGCAATGCCATGGCAGCAATTGTTTACCGATCAATTTACGAGATATTTTAACACATTTGCTGCCATGGTTGCCATTCTTCGCGAGTGTCTATTACTACTATGAGGTTTCTCGTGGTTGGCAACAGAGCTATTTCATACCATAGTCAGCCATTGTTGGGCTTGTTCTTGCAACACATTAAAGATAGATAGTCCGCCAATAAGGAACTCTGTCATCTCTAACCTACGACTGAAACTAGATCCAAATTTCCTGCTGATTTTACTTTTGTTTACATGTTTTGTTACAGCGATGATGAACTGAATGATAATGAAGATGATGAGTTACTGTTTAACGAAGACGACAGAAATAGCGGTAGCGCTAAATTTTCCGGCAGTCCGTTGAGCCGCCCGGTTTCATCGGATCCACGTAAATCATCGGCAAAATCGGTCAGATTCGCGAACGATCCTTCGTCGGTCGTTGACGATCCGATCGGAGAGCGAGTCATGGAAACCGTGATTCACGGCGTGAAGGTTCGAATATCGACGACCCCGAGTTCAAGGTCGCATTCTGCTTTGTCGTCGTCACGCGGCGTTCCGAAAACGCCGTCGCCGATTAGCGACGTCGATGCGCGACGACATCGTTTCGAACCGATATTCAAAACGGAACCACCGAACCGAGATAATCGCTTCGAGATATCGGCTTCTACTTTGTCCGGGGGCGGGGACGATGAACGAGAGGAAAAACTTTGCGAAGATGATCGGAAAAACGTTGAGAAAAACGGTTTAGACGAAGCCGGTGATAGAAATCCGACTTCGACGAAAGCAGGAACTGACGATTCCAACTCGTCTTCTTCTGACTCCGATCTGGAGGATGAAGAACGCCGGATGCGTAGACATCCTCCGACCTCGTGTAAATACGAGGCCCGTTTGACGTCTTTATACGACagaaatgatgatgaagatgacggCGATGATGGCGATTTACTTTCGCGAACTAACGGCAGTCGTCGAGAAAAATCTCCGTCGTTAAACGCAGAGCAGACGCAAGCGGCTAGCGACGGTCAAACTCATAAGACGGCGAACGCTGATGAAAAACCGGATGATTCCGAAGTCACCATCAATGAACGAGCAACATCGTCGGAAAGTTCTCCAGGTGCTGGTGGTCCGAGTGGGAAATCTCACGAAGATTTCGAAAGAGCACTGTCGACGCGGCGCGAATCAGTCGTCAGTCGCCACGAACGCGATGATTTGTTCGATGAATTATTCATGGAGATAACTAATAGTACAACGATAGCTAATAAGAATAGCGATCTATCCGATCGTAAAAGCGTCAGGCAAAAAGCGAAACGTAGAGCGCAGTCTGCTAAAAAACAttcgaaaaatgaaagagtaaATCCCCAGAAAAATATTCGTCGCCCGCGAAGCGCTAACTCGTATATTTCACCCTATTCGCAGGTGGCTATTAAGAGGAGTGCTTCTACTACGAGTTCGTCGAATAAAACTGGCTTCATTAATGATTCTAATTcgaatagaaatgaaaaatcgaAAGAAGCATCTGCTTCGAGAAAGGAACTATCTGCGTCAGAATCGGTTGAGAAATCTGACGAAGCGGGATTTTCTGAATGTTCCAAATACAAAGAAATGAATACACAGCCGTCCGGCGAATCAGAAATTCAAATTGCTGAGGATGTAACGTCTACTTCATTGGAAAACCTGTCCGAAACGATCTCATCGATTTCCAAGAGTATACGCGAACTTTACTGCGATATTTGTGGTCTAAACAGCAAAACCTGCGTCTGCCCAAACGCTCATTTTTCATCGGCGAAGATCAATTCAGAAGAAAACAAGTTGCTTACTTTTGACGAACTCGACAAAGTGCTTTCTTCAATTCAGTCCGAGTTACAGCTCGAGAATGAAAATGCAAAGTCCACGCAGCAGACGGATTTTACGGCAGAAAATAAACCGACTATCAATGACCTTCAAAGTTATGTCGAAAAACTCGAAAGCCTAGATCTCTGCTGTGGTCAAATTAGCTCGGCCCTCACCGATATCGATGAGTTCAAAAAGATGTGCAAGAAATTTGCAATTGAGGGGCATCGATTGAGACCGGGGTCGGCTACGTCTAAAGGAAAGTTGTCGCGTCCATCGTCGGCGGTGAATCGCCCGAAACCAGCATCGGGAAACGATCACAACTCGATCGTTAAAAGTAATCGCTTGTCAGCGTCTGCTCGAATCAGACCGGGGTCGGGTAAAGCTAGATCTACGCGTTGCCGCAATGATCTGGATTATTTGGAGTTGACGGATTACAATCTCGGAGTGGAAGTAGATAATGAaaaggatgatgatgatggtgaaaCAATTGAAGCAGTGGTAGAATTTAAAGCGAATGCTCGTGAAAGTGAAAATCTGGTGGGTGAAGAAATTTCCAGGGTAAACTTACCTACTTTCTTATTTCTCCCACGagtatttgtatttcatataggcCTAGCTAAACTCACTTTAAGACCAACATCATTAATGCAATAATGTACAGTAAACCCTAGTCCGAGTTCAGGGTAAAAAATACAAGTCTGGAGTTGGTCGTATCTGAGTTaagcaaggtttactgtatataCGTTTTTGTATATAAGTTGACCATAGATAATCTCTATTGTTGAGATCACATATTTAGGATGTGTCCAATTTTAAAGATTCACAATATTTAGCAgataaaaaatgtatttatctaTTTCAGGATATGACCCCTGAACCAAGGTGAGTCTTTATTTTtagtttagatttttcaaaaattccccCTAACTAGACAGATGAGGTGGAATTCAAATTGCGATATTCAAGCAGTTTTCCttcaaataatttgttgttgcATTTACAGGGAATTGGAAATTCTCGCTACACAGAAACCGATGTCAAAGACAAAGTAAGTTCTTCATGATGCTTCATTCATAACTTCAGATTTCTATGCATTGAAAGGACCAACTGTACTGATATAAATTAGACTCCTCCTTACTCTGACTCAGATTCAAATTGGGCTAAAGTCAGTTAATTTTACAAAGATTTTCCCTCGATTCTCATCTCAGTAAAATGATTATAGTCTCAATGAGTGAGGCCTAGAGTCTAGAAATTAACATgttctttttcatcatttcaggGAAGATATCTGCACTCGTTACAAACCAAAGCAGCCGGTTGCGCAATGTTTCCCAGTTTGTTTTCACATCAATGCGAAACCACCGGCGGGCAAACTTTACTATTTCGCATATGGGTTGACTATGAACTGTAGCAGGTATGTAACAAGCATGTGTAAATTCGTGTCAAATTTTTTTGAGAAATTCTTTCATTAAAGTTATCTTTGAATTATGTTCTTAGAATGCagtcatatttacaaagagaAGTGTCTGAGCGATTTTGGGCCATCTTATTCGGGTTTTCATTGGTATTCAACAAAAAAGGTCAGCGAATAACTAAGACGATTTCCACTCAGATCAAAGcaaaaatatcgaattttATGATTTCTGATTATCAATCTTTGCATTTCAGGATTAGATTTGGAAGCTGGATCATTTCCGAATATCGAGTTCAACCCATACAGTTCTGTGGAGGGCTGTGTTTATGCGATTACGCCAAAAGAATTAGAAGTACTCGATCACTGTATGGGCTGCCCTAAGGTACATTTTTGCTATCCAAAGATTCTGGGAGACCAATTTCAAAGGATATTtgtagaattatttttcaacaagcGACTTTTGCACATACTTGCTGCCATAGTTTCCACTGCCAGCAGTTGATAGAACCAGGGAGGTTTGAAAAAATCATGTACTTCTCTTTATAGTATTGTGTACGAGCGGCATTTCCAGTTTGGTTACAGAATGCACAAGTTCAGACTGGGGGTGAAGATCAGTTGGGCGTGGCGCAATACTGCGTACCGGCAGTAACTTACATCGCGCAAGATGATTGGACAGACAATGGTGAGTccatgaaattcatttaagaggaaaattgaagaaaaaggGCGGCCACTTTCTCCCTGACATGTCAGTTGTTTCCATGACATGATCTACtactaagaatccaatcaatcaacacagtcaaatatgtaagacatagatggaaaatgtttgtatAATTGTTACACACAATTTaaatatctcaaaaaatttccctgaaatttttcaagaaaagaaaattcccagACTTTCCGCTAAGTGGCACTTCCATGAGAGATTTCATCATCACATTTAAGTGATATCGATCTGCGTTTTTCAGAAAAGTCCAGCGTCCCCACGGAGGCGACGTTCGAAGAATGCTGGAAAAGCGCCGATGTTCTGAGTCCACAATATAAACAGTATCTTCTACGCATAATAGGATAACTTTACCAATTACGAGAATTGTTGCTGGATTATGTCTGACAAATGATTCACCGGGTATCGACTGAACGAACTGAGAATTTTGGAATCGGCTCAAACCAGAATGTTTATAGACGTCAAATACCGTTTTTATCTGGATTCTAATAAAACACTGTCCAGAGTCAGTTCCGCAGTTTATGAGTTAGATTGAAAgattttcttcatatttcaacCGAGGAAGTATGATGCTAGGCTGGGTACTCATATAATGTTATGATCTATATAATCAAAGGCAGGTGTAACCGAACCGGCCtacaatatatgatatatcgTCATTGCATCTAAAATCAATaccattttcagttttatatcCGCCAGTTTTCTAACCAACttcaataatattctgttgttAGAACTTAACTGCCGCTCATTGCTGTGATTGTTACTTTAAAGATCTCTATCAATATCCTCTTACTAAACCTTATTAATATCTGAACCACTTTGCTGTGTTTCAACTATTCATTGAATGCTATTCTTTTTTGCTGTGATATGCATCGAACTTCTTAAAATGTtgcttttttacaaaatacaatttttaCGCGTATTTTCCAACTTCTAGTGGCCAACTATCATGCTTACAGTAGATATGTAGGTATGGTATTCATTATTGTATCATTTTAGTTGCTCTGATGATGGGGTTTAAAAGTAATCCCCGAaactgttagaaaataaacttttctaCGTATCTACTgcgggtttttatttgttaatgcTAACAGATCTTTGATGGATTTTCATCAATAGTCGTGCTTTGCTTATCGAGTTTAGATCGAAGTATAGTCCAAGCCTTATtgtgaaaatatatacatagttAGTTAGTCATATATTTCTGTACTGATTCATGTATTCAATGTTTTCTTATTTGCTTCatcatatattttgtgttacgtgtaatatatgtatgtacTCATCATGGAATACTTGAAAGtaattttatatacattttactgGGTGCCATGTAGGGAATACAAAAAGTCCGTCCAATGTACCGAGGAAGTCCCCTTATGTGATATGCCCTATTTAGGGGTGCACCCCTCCCTCAATCAGATCCTAGATCCACCACTGAATTAGTCGATAcacataatttgattttaaggtTTATGTAAACTGGGCCCGGATATTGTGAACGAGGTTCAGctaattcattgttttcgCCAAATCTGTCCATGCCGTATTTTTTATAACTGACAACTTTTTGAATGACATTTTCTGCTCTTTTTGTGATTGcttttttataaataaatgtgctaTATCTCTCAAAAATGATTGTTTCTTGATTTCAATTAGACTAGTTGAGAGAGCATCAATGGGCTATAAGTATGCAGCTTTCAACAATAAGTACGTCttgaattttatatgaaatacactTATAATTTCCTCCTATAAAACATTTCCATCATCGACAATCTTCGtcgaatattttgattttataatgttttaagTCTTGTTCGCTTATCGGCGCCGGCGCATCGCTCATCGGGTCTCTCAGCTCCGATTTAGGGAAAGCGATCACGTCTCGGATGCTCGGCGCTCCGACCATGATGGACAACAGACGATCAAGACCTAGAATCAAGATACACAAATATTTAATTCACTAACTCGATGCATTATAGACGAATAACGTCTGTAAGTTTCTAATACACCAACAAACAACAAAGGTAACATCCCAGTCGACTAGTTTTATAGATTAGCTTGAGTTAACCTGAGGGTCCAGTCAATCATAAAAAGGATAAACTTCAAAATCGATaaagataaaatgaaataatgaagaaattcaattGCAGCTCTTAAATCGaaatcagtctataaaacagCCTACGGGGCCCATAATCTTGCATTATTGGATATCCGATGTCTTTGATTGCTCTTGTTAAGGAAGGGGAAGGGGTTAGTGCAATGTGGACATTCTATGGAGATGGGGAGGGGGTAAAAATTTAGCAATTTTGTATGGACGTCTTCAATGGACAGTTCCTATATAACCCTTAAGTAAACGGCAGGTGGTTTCAGCGAGTCGATTCTGGAAGAAGtggttttatcaaatattcataagcAGTTCATACACACCGAGCCTGAGCTGTTTCTCTCATATCATACAAACGGATTACATACAATAAACACTGAATGACATACCTAAAGCGATTCCACCGTGTGGCGGACATCCATATTTGAATGCTTTCAAAAGATGCTCCAACTGACTAGAATTTTCCTGTAAAAAGGATAGAAGATTGATGTGTAACTAATTATCACAGCACAGACTCCtatgttttccctgatttgtcTGATTATCTAAGTTTTCTAGGCCGGTGGCCACCCTCTAACCCTATCTATGAAGTATATTCCACCCAACTTGGGTGATGCTCTCAAATTGTGCTTGTGTGATTTAGTCAAAAAGATTCGACTTGATTGGAGTCTGCTGTATTGCAACTTGGAGCGATAagactgattactccaagattgCAACAACGAGCCATTGCAAGCGATAAAAATAAACCTTTTTTGAGAAGACCAGGCACCCCACTGAAAAATCGCTAATTTTTCTCATGATTCTTAAGGTCCAAAAAGTTCCAACTAGGGAAGCGTTTAGGCTAGATACATAgataacccaaatatcaagatatcAAGGCATGTTGAAAACTTCCCAATGAACTACTGACCGAAAAATAAATGCCgtagaaaataaaagaaacagaattttacTTTTAAACAATGGTGAGGAACTATGAGTTATTTGAAGTATCTTACCTGAagtatattttctaaaatgtgtTTCTGCAGAtttgaatcatgaattcttaTCGAACCTCCACCGATTTCAGCTCCGTTTAAAACCAGGTCGTAATGTAAACTTCGCACCTGTTAATAACgcattgaaaatagaaaacaatcgttattatcataatcattaaGGAAACCTGTGTTTAAAGTGCAGGCTCGAGTGATGCTTAGCAGGGTTGAGGGTGTATAGAAATGAACAAAGAAAGCAAATAAGATCCCACTCCAAGGTCGTCACttttaaactgattttgatcttgagtaaagaaaaatagaaaaaaatttatagTCTATAgtagtaaaagatatatttaataataatcataattagtGTTTTATATAGCGCTTAATCCAGCTCATAAAAAAAGAGCGCTTCACAT
This Tubulanus polymorphus chromosome 7, tnTubPoly1.2, whole genome shotgun sequence DNA region includes the following protein-coding sequences:
- the LOC141909114 gene encoding monocarboxylate transporter 14-like isoform X1 — its product is MASSIVDEAAKNGNSNLLETIIVISAGLISSFIVGGNYVDGILVAEWVDYFHQGSGVTAWLGTAIIGISSCGAPIATLLIKRFGFRKVFFFAATINASALALTSFVYNIYLAIALRVLAGCSVTFHLCSIGPYLANRFPNQVAIVQGLRTASGSSGILAFPFIINYCLKQYGWRGCCLIIGGIASQQCALGLLFRHWSNKPLPKHEENQETLLEQNNGDKTRRFRDLHQLDLFKQKMFVVFMIHIFIIDAASSVIYVHIVSGTRVLLEISPEQARFTLSAIGLSILFACIVVSLITKHPMIDTFTLYMIMNTLLAIQVCVIPFMKGYVAALTVSASIGILMSAHAALHLLMLLELFGSEYLYMSYSYGFFSGGFGYLLGAPVAGWIYDATGNYAISFYFCAGLLILCVLILIPEWIKHIKKPKQTDENTIEPVTPTRSESSKSI
- the LOC141909114 gene encoding monocarboxylate transporter 14-like isoform X2, whose protein sequence is MASSIVDEAAKNGNSNLLETIIVISAGLISSFIVGGNYVDGILVAEWVDYFHQGSGVTAWLGTAIIGISSCGGCSVTFHLCSIGPYLANRFPNQVAIVQGLRTASGSSGILAFPFIINYCLKQYGWRGCCLIIGGIASQQCALGLLFRHWSNKPLPKHEENQETLLEQNNGDKTRRFRDLHQLDLFKQKMFVVFMIHIFIIDAASSVIYVHIVSGTRVLLEISPEQARFTLSAIGLSILFACIVVSLITKHPMIDTFTLYMIMNTLLAIQVCVIPFMKGYVAALTVSASIGILMSAHAALHLLMLLELFGSEYLYMSYSYGFFSGGFGYLLGAPVAGWIYDATGNYAISFYFCAGLLILCVLILIPEWIKHIKKPKQTDENTIEPVTPTRSESSKSI